The Haloarchaeobius litoreus DNA window CTCGAATCCTCCGTCGCGAGGAGCATGGCTGGTTCGAGGCTGCCCAGGTCCCCGCGGGAGCCAGAACGCTCGCCACCATTTAAGGCCGAAGACGGGGCCAGCGTCGGCGTGTCCTGACCAGGGGCCGACTGCGGGTAGCGGGTGTGCGACACGTCGCAGTCGGCGCGTTTTCGGTGTCGCCTGTCCGCCAGATTGAAGCGCTTCGTCGCCGTAGCTCGGTCGAATGCGGCTCGACGACTACATCGAGGGACTGGAGCCCGACGAGTCCCAACGCCGTCGGCGACTCGCCGAGGAGAAGTCCTACGCCATCACCGAGTACCTGGAGGACTTCCAGTCGCGCTTCGAGGAGACGGTGCAGGGCGACTCCCTGTACGGCGCGACGGCACCGTCCATCTTCGTCGGCCGGACGAACTACCCGAACGTCTCGACGGGCTTGCTCTCACCCGTCGCCGAGGGCGACCCCACCGACTTCGTCACGAACGGCGAGTGGTACCAGCAGGGCCTCGGCGTCGGCGACGTCGTCGAGCGGCGCACCGGCCTGCTGAACTCCCGGCGCAGCGCGAACGTGAACGTCGAGGACGTCTGGGACGGCTTCGTCGGCGTCCAGCGCGAGGTCGCCATCGCGGGTGACCCGGTCGACGTGGAGATCGGCCTCGACGGCAAACTCGACCTCGACCTCGACGTTGGCGAGGGCGTGGCCACGCCGACCGGCCCGAGCGCCAGCGCCACCTCGGTCGACCTCACCGAGAATCCCTACGTCCCGCGCCCGGTGAAGAAGACGCTGGAGGACGACGACTGGCAGGCCCAGGGTGCGATGACGTACCTCTACCGGCGCGGCCTCGACGTGTACGACATCAACCGAGTCCTGTCGGCTGGCGCGCTCGGCCAGGGCGAGAACCGCCGGCTCGTCCCGACGCGCTGGTCCATCACCGCCGTCGACGACACCATCGGGCAGTACCTCCGCGGGCAGATCCGCCACGCGCCGAGCGTCGACAGCGTCGAGGTCCGGATGAACGAGTACATGGGCAACCGCTTCTGGGTGCTGCTCGCGCCCGGCCAGTGGGAGTTCGAGCTCGTCGAGATGAAAGCGCCGGGGAGCGTCTGGAACCCCGACCCGACCGGCGACATCTGGATGGGGAGCGCCTCGGAGGGCTACGAGGGCCGCACCGGCTACGTCGACGAGACCGCCGGCGCGTACTACGCCAGCCGCCTCGGCGTGCTCGAACACCTCGCCGAGCGCGGCCGGCAGGCGAAGTGCCTGGTGCTCCGGGAGGTCAGCGACGACTACTGGGCACCGGTCGGTGTCTGGCAGGTGCGCGAGAGCGTCCGCAACGCCTTCGACGGGACGCCGTGGCACAGCGTCGACGCGGACGCGGTGGACGGGTCGCTCGCAGGCGAGCACGGCGAGGCCGAGACGTTCCACGGCGCGGTCCGAACCATCGCGCAGCGGCTCCCCGTCTCCTACGACCGGCTCCGTCGAAAGTCCGACCTCGTCGCTGGGGTGCAGAGCTCACTGGGGGACTTCTGACCCGGGGACAGTCGTGAGGGACGCGTTCAGACGCTGTCGAGGTTCTCGAACGCCGCCTCGACGAGTTCGCCGGTGTCGGCGACGAGCTCGTCCCAGTCCTCGTCGCGTGGTGCCATCCCGAGCAGCGGCGCGATCTTCATGATGGAGACGTGGTAGACGTGCTGTCGCCCGGGTTCCTCCTCCCAGACGACGACGTTACACGGCATCAGCCCGCCGAGCTCCGGACTCATGTCGAGCCCGCGGTCCGCCATCTCCGGGTTGCAGGCCCCGAGGATGTAGTACGGGTCGCGGTCGGCACCGATCTTCTCGGCGAGGAGGTCCGAGACGGAGAACTCGACGGCGGTCCCGAAGCCGGCCTCGGCGAACGCCTCGCGGACGTGGTCGATGGCCTCCTCGTGCTCCATCTCGAGTGTGGCCTGCTTCTTGCCGATCTCGTCGTCGCTCGGTGTCGGCAGTTCGACGTCGCCGTCGTCGTTGGATTCGAGTCCCATACTACAAGAGGCGGCTCGCAAGGGGAAAAACGTATCCTACAGCGGGACGGGCAGCCACTCCAGCCAGCCGTACACGGTCTCCGGTGGGATGAGCGGGTCGTGGATGACCAGCCAGTCGAGCAGCACCAGCCCGGCCCCGTGGGCGATGACCGAGGGTAGGATGGAGTCGCTCTTGTAGTCGACCGCGCCGAACAGCACGTCGGTCGGTCCAGAGAGCAGCATCTCTATCGGGGGCTTCCCGATGTGATGGAGCGCGTAGACCACGGGGCTGATGAACGCGGCCTTGATGCCGAAGCGCTCGCCGACGCCGACACAGAGCAGCCCCCGGTAGTACGTCTCGACGGCGACCACCAGCGCGAACTGCTTGGCGGCGTGGGCCGCGAACGCGCCGGGTTCGCGGAGCTCGGCCGCCGTCGTCCACATCGGGTAGTATGCACGGATGGACGGCAGCGACGACCCGACGAGGTAGAACGGGAGGACGAACAGCGCGAGCAGCGCGGCGTTGCGCACCGCGGTCCGGTCGACGCGGTAGCCGATCTCCTTGCCGTAGTAGGCGGCGAGCGCCATCGGGCCACAGAAGAAGATGAGGCCGTCGATGACCAGCCGCTGGTCCAGCCCGGGCTGGTGGAACACCATCCAGAGTATCGAGAGGACCGCACCGACGACGAGCGACTTCGCGGTCCAGGAGAGGCGCGACCAGCGCAGGGACGCGAGTCTGGTTCGGAGCCAGTCGACGGCATCGGCGACGACGCCGGCGTCCTGGCTCGACACGGCTCTACTCGTCCGCGGTCGCGACGGGGCCGCGACCGACGACGTCGCGGATGGCCTCCTCGAACTCCTGGCGCTTCTCGAAGTACGTGATGTCGACGTCATCGAGCGCCGTGGAGAGCTCGGTCGGGCCGTCGGGCGTCCGGATGACGGCGTCGCCCTCGAGGGTCTCCAGTCGGCTCTTGGTGATGGGCCAGCTCAGGCGGGACGTGACTCGCGCGAGCGGTGCGCCCTCGACGGACTCTCCCTCGCCGAGCTCGACGGCGGGTTCTGCGTCTGCTTCCTCCTCGTCAGCCATGGTCGGGGGTTTGCAACCGCGTCGATTCAACCTTTCGCTTCCGTGCCCGATGTCTGACGTACTGTTTTGTGGTGGGAGGACCAACACGGGTGCATGACCAGTCTCGCGGACGTGTACGAGGACAACGTCGGGGAGGTCGAGGACCTCCGGCGGTTCTACCTGGGGATCGCACTGTTCGCGGCGGGTGCGTTGCTGACGGTGGTGGGTATCCTCGTCGGGGGGACCGACCTGCTCGGTGCGGTCGGCGTGGGAGTCTACGACGCCCGGAAGGTCGCCGGACTGCTCGGTGGACTCGGCGTGCCGGCCGTGCTCGTCGGCGTCTTCACCGTCCTGCCGGCGAGCGAACGCATCCGGGCCGCCGCTGCCATCGGGGCGAGCCTCTGCGTGCTCGGCGTCGCGCTGTTCTGGTACGCCTACCCGACGTACTGGGTGACGGGTCCGCAGGAACGCACCGGGCTCACCCTGCTCGTCGCGGCGGTGTACTCCTTCGGCGTGTTCGCCTCCATCGGCTGCCTGTTCAGTGCGGTGGTCACGTTCAAGACGCGGAACGACCCCGGCGGCACCGTGACGATGGAGGTCACCCGCGAGGGCGAGACCCGCGTCGTCGAGGTGCCCGCCGAACACGCCGAGCAGGCCGCCTACGGCGGCGTCGGGATGTTCGGCGCGGACCCCGACGGCTCCGTCGAGACGCAGACGAACCAGCCCTCGCCGGGTGCCGGGTCGTCGTCCAGCGCGGCCTCGGCCCGGTCGTCCCGCGGTTCCTCGTCGTCCGGTCTCGGCAGCCCGGGCACGCCGACGAGCGACGGCGGCGCGTCGACCCAGGACATCCGGTCGCCGATGGACGGCTACGACGACGGCGAGGTGCTCAAGTCCGAGCCCAGTCGGCAGGAGCAGAGCCTCGCGGACCGCTACTGCGGCAACTGCCAGCACTTCCAGTACGTCCGGACGAACCACGGAATGCAGCCCTACTGCGGCGCGCACGGCGAGGTGATGGGTGACATGGAGGCGTGCCAGCAGTGGGAGCCGAACAACTAGCTCCCTGTCGCCGATTCTCCTGATGCGTCTCGGACGTCCGCCAGCGTCGCGACCATCCGGTCCCAGTGGCTCCCCTTCCAGAACCGCTGGTCGCAGTTCCGACAGCGCCAGACGGGGGTGGCGTGGTCGGGGACGTAGTCGGGTCGGGCGTCCGAATCGGTAGCGTCCACCCGGACGAGCCGACCGTTGCACCGTCCGCAGTGGACCGGCTCCTCGGCAGGGGTGAGGTCGACGCCGGCCGTCGCGAGTTCGCGGAGCTGTGGCTCGGTGTCGCGGTCCCGCAGCAGGATCGACTGTTCGGCCTGCGTGGCGAGCTGTTCGTCGCGGGTGACGAGCGTCCGGTCCCCCGCCGTCGCGAGTCCGAGCACCGCCTCGTCTGCCTCCACGTCGCGGTCGAGCGCGTAGACGGTATCGTGACCGCAGAGCCGCAGGTACGTCGCGAGGTTGCCGAGCATCGCGTCGAGGAGGAGCCGCATCAGTGCAGGAACTCGCGGACGCCGTCGGCGTCCCGCGTGTTCAGCACGTCGGCGGCCTCGGCCCAGCCACGCCGTGCGGTGTGGACGCCGAACCGGACGTGGCCGAACGAACTCGTGCGGTGGGCGTCGGTGTCGATGGCGACCGTCGCGCCTGCGTCGACGGCGACCTTGACGGGACCACCGGAGAGGTCGAGCCGGTGCGGGTCGCTGTTGATCTCCAGCGCGACGCCCTCTCGTGCGGCGGCCTCGGCGAGCGCCTCGGCGTCGACCTCGAGCCCGGGGCGCTGGTTCAGCAGTCGGCCGGTCGGGTGGCCGAGGATGTCGACGGCGGGGTGCTCCATCGCCCGGACGAGTCGGTCGGTGCCGTCGCCGTCGAGGGCGGCGTGTGGCGAGGCGACGACCACGTCGAGCTCTGCGAGCACGTCGTCGTCGACGGATATCTCGCCGTCGGCGGTGATGTTCGCCTCGACGCCGGTGAAGACGGTGATGTCGAAGCCCTCGGCGGCCGCCCGGATCTCGTCGGCCTGCTCGAGCAGCTCCTCGTCGGGGACGCCGACGCCGCCGACGACGCCCGGACCGGTCGCGTGGTCGGTGACGGCGATGTAGTCGTGGCCGAAGCTGGCCGCGCCGTCGAGCATCGACTCGATGGACTCCGCGCCGTCGGACCGGTCGGTGTGGGTGTGGAGGTCGCCGCGAACCTCGTCCTCGGCCACGAGGTCTGGGAGTTCGTCGTCCGCGGCGGCGGGTATCTCGCCGCGGTCCTCGCGCATCTCGGGCGGGATCAACGGCAGGTCGAGCGCGTCGTACATCGACGCCTCGTCGGTGCCGGCGACACGTTCGCCGACGCGCTGGCCGGCGTCGGGGTCCTCCACGTCGCGCACGTCGAACGCGCCGTACTCGTTGAGCTTCAGCCCGCGGTCGATGGCGTAGTTCCGGAGGGCGACGTTGTGGGCCTTGCTCCCGGTGAAGTACTGGAGCGCGGAACCGAACTCCTCGGGGACGACGACGCGCAGGTCGACGCGCATCCCGTCGCTGCGCACGCTCGCCTTCTCCGTGCCGGCCTCGATGACGTCGTCGGTGCCGTCCCAGTCGCGGAGCGCGTCGATGGCGGCCGCGCCGTCGTCGGTGCCGACGAGCACGTCGATGTCGCCGATGGTCGCGCGCCAGCGGCGCAACGAGCCCGCGACCTCGACGTGTTCGACCGGCGAGGAACCGGAGAGGTACGCCACGAGGTCGTCCGCGAGCGGGCGGGCGTCCCCGAGCAGCGTGCGCTCGCCGGCCGACTTCGCGAACGCGATGTTCTCGAGGATGTTCTCCTCGGTCTTCGGTCCGAATCCGTGCAGCTCCCGTATCTCCGCCGCGCGTGCGGCTGCTTCGAGGTCCTCGAGGTCAGTCACGCCGAGTTCGTCGTACAGCGTGCCGACGGTCTTCGGGCCGACGCCCTCCACCCTGAGCAGCGCGTCGAGCGCGACCGGATAGCGCTCGCGGAGCTCCGCCAGCTCCTCGATCTCCCCCGTCTCGGCGTACTCGACGACCTTGGACGAGATCGCATCGCCGACGTGGTCCAGTTCGCCGACTGCGTCGGCTCCTTCCGCGACGAGGTCGTCGAACGACCCCTGGTAGTCCCGGATGCTCTCGGCCGCGCGTCGGTACGCGTTGGGCTTGTACTCCACGTCGTCGGCTTCGAGCAGGTTCGCCATCTCCTCCAGTCGTGCGGCGACGTCGTCCTGTAGGGTCATGTTCGGGGTCCACCGCCCTCGCGGCCGAGGGCCTTCTTCAGGAAGTTCATCCAGCGCTTCTTGTCCGCTGCCGCCTTCGCGTCGGCCTCCGCCTCGATGTTCGTCGGGCCGAGGCTCTCCAGCGCGTTCAGCGCGCGGTCCAGCCCGATTATCGCTTCGACCAGCTCCTCGCCCTCCGCCCAGCTCATCTCGGCCCAGTCGTTCTCGAGTCGCTGTCTGCGCTGGAGCCGCTCGCGTCGCAGGTTCTTCTTCGCCTGCTGCACCCGCTCGCGCTCGCCCGACGGGATGGTGTCCCGACGCTTGATCTCGAAGACGAACGACTGCAGGTCGATGTCCTCGCCCTGCACGTCGATGCGCTCGGGGATGTCCGCGCCCACGGTCGCCCCCTCGCGGTCGACCCGCGCGAGCAGCTGCTTCTGTTCGTACGATTTCACACACGGGAGTCGGGGCCGTGGGACCAAAAACTCCCACGCTGACGGGGGCGAATCCGTTCACAGTTCGACGCGCAGCAGTCCACGTGGCGCGCGACTGGCGAGACTGCGCGAGTGAAGCGAGCGCGTCGAGCCATCCGCGCGAGGGATGAGCACCGCAGCGGAGCGAGGAGCGCAGTCGGCTGGGGAGGCGTGAGGTGCGGTGCTGTGCGGGGCTTTCTGGCTGTTGTCGACCAGATAGTTCCCACAATCGCCATACTGCAACCGGCTCTACTGCGTCAGTTCGCTGGCCGTATCGAGACTCGAAACGACACCCGAACTCGTTGACACCTTCATGTGGGTACGGCCACACCAGGATGATAGGGGATACGAACTCCCCAGTCACGCCATGTCGACCACGAACCGAACCCGCAACCAGACGAACCAGACCCGCCTCGACCTCTCACGGGCCGAGGAGTGGGTCGTCCACCATGCTGTGCTGACGGACGACTCTGGCGTGCGCTCGTTCACACAGAACGACATGGCGGTCGATCAGGCACTTCGACTGGATCGAGACTGATCCAATCCCGGAACGGTTCCAGAGACCGTTCGTCGGCCGGCGACGTACACAGCATCGCCGGCTACGATTCACCCCCTTCCTGACGCACTCCCGACCGCGAGCGACGGCTGGTGCGTGCCCGACTCACTCACAACCAGTGGCCACACTGGCGGCGTGCGTCGGAATCCCAACCCCTTTGCCGTCCGTGTTCGTACGGGCGACCAATGGCCAACTGCGACGAGTGCGGCGACGAGACGAACATGCCGTACACCTGCAACCGGTGTGGCGGGAAGTTCTGTGGCACCCACCGGCTGCCCGAGAACCATGACTGCCCCGGGCTGCAGTGGAACGACCCGCAGGGCGTCTGGGCCGAGGAGCAGTCGGCGTCAGGGAGCGACGACGGCGACGGGGGACTGCTGAGCGGCGTCACGGCCGACCCGTTCCGCCGTGGGGGCCCCCTCGCCTACTTCCGCGGGAACATGACGTACGTGTTCCTCGGGCTGATGTGGGTGACGTGGGCGCTGCAGTACTTCATCGTCCCGAACGTCACCGACATCCAGGCCGGCTCGCAGGCGTGGACCGACATCTTCGCGCTCCAGAGCGAGCACCCCGAGTACGTCTGGGCGTGGTTCACCTCCATCTTCTCGCACGCGCCCAGCCTCTACCACATCGCCGGGAACAGCATCGTGATCTTCTTCTTCGGCCGGCTGGTCGAGGAGTACGTCGGGAGCCGCGACTACATCTTCCTGTTCCTCGGGAGCGGCGTGCTCGCGGGACTGGGCCACATCGGCCTCGCACTGGTGACCGGCGAACCGACCGCGCTGTACGGAGCCTCCGGTGCCGCGCTCGCGCTGATGGGCGTGCTGACGATCATCCGCCCCAACCTCACCGTGCTCATCTACTTCATCATCCCGACGCCCATCTGGGTGCTCACCGGGCTGTACGCGCTCATCAGCGTCACGGGCATTCTCGGTGGGAACATCATGCCCGGCGGGGCGAACGTCGCCCACGCGGCCCACCTGTTCGGCCTCGTGCTCGGCCTGCTGTACGGCCAGTACGTGAAGGACAAGGTGAGCCTCCCCAGGGAGACGAGTCTCGGCGGCGGCCGTCGCGGCGGCGGTGGCGGCAGAGGCCCGTTCTGAGATGCGGACCGAGTTCGTCCCGGACCCGGCGGCCTCCCGCGCGGAGATGGAGGCCCAGCAGCGCGACATCGCCGCGGCCGCGAGTTTCTCGGACGATTTCGAGTTCGACAGCGACGCGGTCGGCAGCGACACCGGCCCGCTCGTCGCGGGTGTCGACCAGGCGTTCCTCGACGACCGGGCGGTGAGCGCCATCGTCGTCACCCGCGGCGACAGCGTCGTCGAGCGCGCCCACGCCGTCTCGCCGCTCTCGATTCCGTACATCCCCGGCCTCCTGTCGTTCCGCGAGGGCAATCCCATCCTCGCCGCGTTCGAGGAACTGGAGACGGAGCCCGACTGCGTGCTGTTCGACGGAAGCGGCCGCATCCACTTCCGGCAGGCCGGGCTCGCGACCCACATCGGCGTCGTGCTCGATATCCCGAGCGTCGGCGTCGCGAAGAACCTGCTCTGCGGGACGCCCGAACGGTCGACGGAGGGCCTCGCGGCGGGCGAGTGCGTCGGTATCGACGCCGACGGCGGCGTGGACGCACCTGCCGGCACCAGGATCGGCTACGCGGTCCAGACGAAGCAGTACGACTCGCCGAACCGCCACGTCAACCCGCTGTACGTCAGTCCGGGGCACCGCGTGAGCGCCGAGACGGCGGCGGACTGGACGCTCGCCACCGCGGCGGGCTACAAGCTCCCCGAACCCACCCGGCTGGCCGACGCATACGCCGCAGACGTGAAACGAACCAACGACACTTAGGTACCTCCCGGGTGAACGCGGGACCATGACCGCAGACGAGGACGACGGCTCGCCCGGCGAGGTGAGCGCGACGGCTGCCAACGAGGGGTCGTCGGGACCGGAACCGACGCTTTCGACCGTGCTCATCACCGGCTGTTCGTCCGGTATCGGCCGCGCGACGGCGAAGGCGTTCCGCTCGGAGGGCTGGCTGGTGTACGCGACGGCCCGCGACGAGGACGACATCGCGGACCTCACCGACATCGGCTGCGAGACGGCCGAACTCGACGTGACCGACCGCGGGCAGGTCGAGCGCGTCGTCGACCGCATCGTCGACGAGGCCGGCCACATCGACTGCGTCGTCAACAACGCCGGCTACGCGCAGCTGGGCCCCATCGAGGACGTCCCGACGAGAAAGGTCCACGAGCAGTTCGACGTGAACGTCTACGGGCCGCACCGGCTCGTCCGCGCCGCCGCGCCGCACATGCGCGAGGCCGAGGACGGCACGTTCGTCAACGTCTCCAGCGTCTCCGGCAAGCTCTCGGTCGCCGGCACGGGCGTCTACTCCGCCTCGAAGTTCGCCGTCGAGGCGATGAGCGACGCGCTCCGGAGCGAGCTGCGCGACTTCGACGTGGAGGTCGTCGTCGTCGAGCCCGGTCCCGTGGCGACGCAGTTCACCGACCGCGCCGACAGCGAGGTCGACGACCTGCCGCGTTCGGAGGCGTACGACGACCTCTACGAGATCTTCGAGGACGCGAGCCTGGTCGCGGGCGACGGCCCGCTCGCCGTCTCGCCCACCGAGGTCGCCGCGGTCATCCTGAACGCTGCCAGCAGCACCGACCCCGCGACCAGATACCCCGTCGGCGTCGTCGCGAAGTACGGCCTGCTCGCGCGCTACCTGCCCGACCGGATCCGGGACGTGGTCGTGGGGCTCGTCCGGCGCTTCGCCACGTAGGACCGCGGGGAACGGACTGTGACTGTCGAGAACCGCGACGAACTGGCGACGACGCCAGCCCGCGAGACCGCACTCTCCTGTGTCGAGGCCGGCATCGAGGCCGCACTCCCGGAGCGGGTCGTCGCGGACACCGTGGCGGTCGCTGATGGGGTCATGTCTGTCTCCTCGGCATCAGACGAGGATGCCGAGGCCAGCTACGACCTCGACTCGTTCTCGACCGTGCTGCTCGTCGGCGCGGGCAAGGGTGCTGGCCGGCTGGCCGCGGCACTGGTCGACGCGCTCGATGGGCGGGTCGACAGCGGCGTCGTCGTCACTGACGAACCGGCCGACGCGGCCCCGGTCGACGTGCTCGTCGGTGACCACCCCGTCCCGACGGAGCGCAACGTCGATGCCGCACGGCGAATCCACGACTGCGTGGCAGACGCGCCCGCCGACGCGCTCGTGCTCGTCGCGCTCACCGGCGGGGCGAGCGCGCTGCTGACGCTCCCGGCGGCACCGCTCCCCGTCGACGAGATCGCCGACGTGACGCGCGACCTGCTCACCGCGGGGGCATCCATCGCGGAACTCAACGCGGTCCGCAAGCACTGCTCTGCGGTGAAAGGTGGGCGGCTCGCCCGTGCGGCGACACCGGCACGACT harbors:
- a CDS encoding DUF5788 family protein, translated to MKSYEQKQLLARVDREGATVGADIPERIDVQGEDIDLQSFVFEIKRRDTIPSGERERVQQAKKNLRRERLQRRQRLENDWAEMSWAEGEELVEAIIGLDRALNALESLGPTNIEAEADAKAAADKKRWMNFLKKALGREGGGPRT
- a CDS encoding CPBP family glutamic-type intramembrane protease is translated as MSSQDAGVVADAVDWLRTRLASLRWSRLSWTAKSLVVGAVLSILWMVFHQPGLDQRLVIDGLIFFCGPMALAAYYGKEIGYRVDRTAVRNAALLALFVLPFYLVGSSLPSIRAYYPMWTTAAELREPGAFAAHAAKQFALVVAVETYYRGLLCVGVGERFGIKAAFISPVVYALHHIGKPPIEMLLSGPTDVLFGAVDYKSDSILPSVIAHGAGLVLLDWLVIHDPLIPPETVYGWLEWLPVPL
- a CDS encoding rhomboid family intramembrane serine protease, yielding MANCDECGDETNMPYTCNRCGGKFCGTHRLPENHDCPGLQWNDPQGVWAEEQSASGSDDGDGGLLSGVTADPFRRGGPLAYFRGNMTYVFLGLMWVTWALQYFIVPNVTDIQAGSQAWTDIFALQSEHPEYVWAWFTSIFSHAPSLYHIAGNSIVIFFFGRLVEEYVGSRDYIFLFLGSGVLAGLGHIGLALVTGEPTALYGASGAALALMGVLTIIRPNLTVLIYFIIPTPIWVLTGLYALISVTGILGGNIMPGGANVAHAAHLFGLVLGLLYGQYVKDKVSLPRETSLGGGRRGGGGGRGPF
- a CDS encoding DUF5789 family protein, giving the protein MADEEEADAEPAVELGEGESVEGAPLARVTSRLSWPITKSRLETLEGDAVIRTPDGPTELSTALDDVDITYFEKRQEFEEAIRDVVGRGPVATADE
- the nreA gene encoding DNA repair protein NreA, with amino-acid sequence MRLDDYIEGLEPDESQRRRRLAEEKSYAITEYLEDFQSRFEETVQGDSLYGATAPSIFVGRTNYPNVSTGLLSPVAEGDPTDFVTNGEWYQQGLGVGDVVERRTGLLNSRRSANVNVEDVWDGFVGVQREVAIAGDPVDVEIGLDGKLDLDLDVGEGVATPTGPSASATSVDLTENPYVPRPVKKTLEDDDWQAQGAMTYLYRRGLDVYDINRVLSAGALGQGENRRLVPTRWSITAVDDTIGQYLRGQIRHAPSVDSVEVRMNEYMGNRFWVLLAPGQWEFELVEMKAPGSVWNPDPTGDIWMGSASEGYEGRTGYVDETAGAYYASRLGVLEHLAERGRQAKCLVLREVSDDYWAPVGVWQVRESVRNAFDGTPWHSVDADAVDGSLAGEHGEAETFHGAVRTIAQRLPVSYDRLRRKSDLVAGVQSSLGDF
- a CDS encoding DUF302 domain-containing protein translates to MGLESNDDGDVELPTPSDDEIGKKQATLEMEHEEAIDHVREAFAEAGFGTAVEFSVSDLLAEKIGADRDPYYILGACNPEMADRGLDMSPELGGLMPCNVVVWEEEPGRQHVYHVSIMKIAPLLGMAPRDEDWDELVADTGELVEAAFENLDSV
- a CDS encoding endonuclease V; translated protein: MRTEFVPDPAASRAEMEAQQRDIAAAASFSDDFEFDSDAVGSDTGPLVAGVDQAFLDDRAVSAIVVTRGDSVVERAHAVSPLSIPYIPGLLSFREGNPILAAFEELETEPDCVLFDGSGRIHFRQAGLATHIGVVLDIPSVGVAKNLLCGTPERSTEGLAAGECVGIDADGGVDAPAGTRIGYAVQTKQYDSPNRHVNPLYVSPGHRVSAETAADWTLATAAGYKLPEPTRLADAYAADVKRTNDT
- a CDS encoding SDR family oxidoreductase; this encodes MTADEDDGSPGEVSATAANEGSSGPEPTLSTVLITGCSSGIGRATAKAFRSEGWLVYATARDEDDIADLTDIGCETAELDVTDRGQVERVVDRIVDEAGHIDCVVNNAGYAQLGPIEDVPTRKVHEQFDVNVYGPHRLVRAAAPHMREAEDGTFVNVSSVSGKLSVAGTGVYSASKFAVEAMSDALRSELRDFDVEVVVVEPGPVATQFTDRADSEVDDLPRSEAYDDLYEIFEDASLVAGDGPLAVSPTEVAAVILNAASSTDPATRYPVGVVAKYGLLARYLPDRIRDVVVGLVRRFAT
- a CDS encoding DUF7139 domain-containing protein → MTSLADVYEDNVGEVEDLRRFYLGIALFAAGALLTVVGILVGGTDLLGAVGVGVYDARKVAGLLGGLGVPAVLVGVFTVLPASERIRAAAAIGASLCVLGVALFWYAYPTYWVTGPQERTGLTLLVAAVYSFGVFASIGCLFSAVVTFKTRNDPGGTVTMEVTREGETRVVEVPAEHAEQAAYGGVGMFGADPDGSVETQTNQPSPGAGSSSSAASARSSRGSSSSGLGSPGTPTSDGGASTQDIRSPMDGYDDGEVLKSEPSRQEQSLADRYCGNCQHFQYVRTNHGMQPYCGAHGEVMGDMEACQQWEPNN
- a CDS encoding Mut7-C RNAse domain-containing protein, coding for MRLLLDAMLGNLATYLRLCGHDTVYALDRDVEADEAVLGLATAGDRTLVTRDEQLATQAEQSILLRDRDTEPQLRELATAGVDLTPAEEPVHCGRCNGRLVRVDATDSDARPDYVPDHATPVWRCRNCDQRFWKGSHWDRMVATLADVRDASGESATGS
- the polX gene encoding DNA polymerase/3'-5' exonuclease PolX, with amino-acid sequence MTLQDDVAARLEEMANLLEADDVEYKPNAYRRAAESIRDYQGSFDDLVAEGADAVGELDHVGDAISSKVVEYAETGEIEELAELRERYPVALDALLRVEGVGPKTVGTLYDELGVTDLEDLEAAARAAEIRELHGFGPKTEENILENIAFAKSAGERTLLGDARPLADDLVAYLSGSSPVEHVEVAGSLRRWRATIGDIDVLVGTDDGAAAIDALRDWDGTDDVIEAGTEKASVRSDGMRVDLRVVVPEEFGSALQYFTGSKAHNVALRNYAIDRGLKLNEYGAFDVRDVEDPDAGQRVGERVAGTDEASMYDALDLPLIPPEMREDRGEIPAAADDELPDLVAEDEVRGDLHTHTDRSDGAESIESMLDGAASFGHDYIAVTDHATGPGVVGGVGVPDEELLEQADEIRAAAEGFDITVFTGVEANITADGEISVDDDVLAELDVVVASPHAALDGDGTDRLVRAMEHPAVDILGHPTGRLLNQRPGLEVDAEALAEAAAREGVALEINSDPHRLDLSGGPVKVAVDAGATVAIDTDAHRTSSFGHVRFGVHTARRGWAEAADVLNTRDADGVREFLH